Part of the Micropterus dolomieu isolate WLL.071019.BEF.003 ecotype Adirondacks linkage group LG17, ASM2129224v1, whole genome shotgun sequence genome is shown below.
TCAGTGAATTCAGTTCAGCCTAAAGGACGTGATAATGCAACGCAGAAATTAACGGCTCCTCTAAAAACAAATTACTTGTAATGGTAATAAGCAATGCTCATATGGAAACCCATTGAAATGAAGAAAGCCgtttaaaaacttttaatatatatttaatataatgtatacTTAAACAAGACAATGTTTCTTCCAAAATTTGAGAAATAGATGGacaaaaaaatgagaaaaacaaacaaacaaaaacaaatcaatgacaaacaaaaagatCTTGATGTTCCTTTAGTGAAGCCCAAAGAGCAGCCGACGTCTCTTTCAGCAATATGGAATATAAAATGCTTGTGTCAACATGAGCACTTTTCAGTATGCTCTCCAGAACTTCTCTCAATCATGTGCCGTCATGACTCGAAAAGTACGCagattttcatttcaatttaaCAGTATATCAGCTGATATTTTGATTAGTTCCCCCTGTCCGCAGGTTGATCGACCAACTCATGCAGCGTTTAGTTGGATTGAACCTGCAGACCGTTGCTCCTGATATACAACTACGCAGATTTAAGTGCCTGGACACagcattaaagaaaacacaaacaaaaaggttCTAAACATCAAATGTGGAATCATTTGAAGTGCTAAACATCCACCAATTCAGTCAATTTTTGGCCTCATTAAAAAGACTTAACGATTGAACTCTCATTCTTTAAATACAGGAACACTCAAAggcttattttaaaaaacatacactgatattagaaatagaaaatgaataaaagattGGTGGCCTAACTCTTCAGCTAGGAGTGAGGATTACTGGATCAAGGACAGCAAGTGGCTGTTCGCCTACACTGGTCTCTCTGGATGGGTTGAGGAACAACTGCGGGCAAGTTTCTATTCTAACTGTCTTTAACACAGAGGGACTGGCCTTAATGAAAACTCACTCTTACACCTCCAACCAGCAGCTAGTTGGTCGGTAAGTCAGTCTGGACACAGCGACACTGACTCTAAGAGCCTGACTGCTGCATCGCTGTTAaattaatgcagcttttaaAGCAAAGGTTAGCCATGCAAGAGATCTCAGTTTCTATTCCTGACTGAGTCAATTTAGCGCCAAGCTGGTCACAGCGGTCATAAACTACATGCTTGTTCCCTTTTAAAAAAGGCCATTGAGTGTGCCGTGTAGTGTCCTCTCATGTCAATATTCCAGCAATAGttaaaaacatgcataaaaacagacacaaatggATGGTTGAGAATCAAAATGGTTGGTCACGCATTCTCCTGCACTCATAATGCACATACGCATACATTCACACATCCACTCGTGCATTCGCTTAAACACATGTGCAGTGCAAACACAGAAAtggcaacccccccccccccccccccccccctactgTAGGAACGGTCCCACACTTGATTTGTAACAGCAAGTTCCAGAAAGAgcacttgttaaaaaaaacaaatcacaaaaaatgcagaaatatgGCTTTACATTTAAAACCGTGACAATcgatgaaataaaaatgtgtcttttccCCAAATGTTTCCATTTTTCCTAATTTTGATTACACTTTTCAAAATTCTATCAAgtacgtttgtgtgtgtatatatatatatatatatatatatatatatatatatatatgcagtcTATGCATGgtttggtgggtgtgtgtgtgtggcatgggTACAGCTGGTAAAGAGGTGGTACTTGCTGGCATAACCTGGTTTGTCAAAGTGTCAAGGCTTTGATGCGGTACCCAGTGTAGTGCAGCACAGGTCCTGCAGGGAAGCCTAAAGCCAACCCTGAGAGGATGCACAGAGACAAAGCTGCCAGTCTATCCGCACAAACCTGCTGAGGTCAGTCATTCACGCCCTTTGTGTTCATTTCATACTCTATGATCCCCATCTGGTCTGATTTGCCAGTATGTGTGTACGTGTCTGTGTGTAGGTGCGTTAAAGACCGAATGAAAATGTGTCTTGTGCCAGTTTTTGTTGGTGTCGTTCCAATTCCCCAGCAGTGCAAGTGTGTATGTGGGATAGTGATCGTATGTAAGCCTGCCTGCTTGTTCAAGACTCTAAGTGATCATTCCCGTATGCTGGCAGAGTAGGAGAACTGAGGGAAGTGCGTGCGCTGATCTGAATCCACCGGATCTAAACTGTCATCTGGAGTGTGcacaaagggagagagaaaaaaaaaaaacatccaccaGTTCAAAACAGACCTGAATATGTATAAACACGTATAAATCCAATCTGAAAGCACGAACGACAGATGCCGATCTACTTACACTTGTCAGGGGGCGTTATTGTTATGGTTTGTGCTGTGAACTCGTCATCAAAGTAACGTGTGTCCGTCTCTGATGTTACCTGGGGCTTGAAGGGTGGAATGAGCTGAGGAGAAGGAGGATCTCAGTCATTTTACATTCTGACCGGCTTCATTTAATGGTGACATCATATGTTTTGCACCTCACCTTTTTTTCAAGAACATCCTGCCAGTTGATGGAGGTGAAGAACCTGTGGCTCATCACGTCTTTGGCATCGTCTGGTCCGCCTCCGAGCCtgtaagcaaaacaaaaacactatcATTGTCGCCCACTCAACAGCTTCCTTTTTCTTTATGCAGATAATCGTGCAAACACTGTCATTAGAAATGTCCAACAGGTACTTGTGCTGTTCCCCTCTGACATTTCATTTACCAATTTGAAGACAAATTAATTCTTCATTTCCTTACTGCTTACAGGAGTGTGTGTTAGTAAGCCTGCACAGTTCAATGTGCTAATATTAGCAGGTCTTCGACTGTTCCCAGAAACACCAGGACTCAACCACAACAACAATCAATTATGTCCTTGTTTATGGCCGTTACCCTGTTCCAAAACTAATCAAGAAGGAACAAGGGCTTAATAATGTAGTTACTTATTTTACAACTGAATATGTGGTGGCGCCGAGCACAGTGGACGGATACCAAACACCAGGAAGAAAATGGTTTTCTGCTCAGCTCAACAGCCATGTTTTTCACAGTGAAACAGTAATTCACCGTAAGCATTTCTTGTAGCTTAAAATAAGTGTTgtttaatattaaaacaatgtacTACTCACaatttcagattttctttttcattttttaagtataaacaaaaaacacagcctGACTGATCACATCAGTATGTCAGCTTATCACAGATAGATAGGCTTGAtataattcatgttaactgtcacAATATGTCCACCAGTGAGCACTGAGTTGCAACTGTTAAATGTCCCACCCAGTACATTTCTTGGTCACACTTCTAGTAACCAAATTCATCACATCCTTAGTAAAAACTTTTATGCTATGTGTTCAGGTTATAAGAATGAATATCTAATGGTCAATATCaatttggaaataaaaaaaaacctataATCCATCATGCTTCTTATAAAAGTTGTTGTGTTCTGCATATTTTATTACCAtcatcaaacacacacccaaGCTGCAAACCACAAACCTTTGTTTGGGATCCTTTTTGAGCAGACCGGCCAGCAGGGCTTTGGCTTCGGGAGCCAGGTTCTTGGGGAAGCGGATCTCCTCCATGAGGATTAGCTCAAAGAGACGCTCGTGGTCCTGGTTGTAAAACGGCAACCGGCCACACATCATCTCGTACATGACCACGCCAAGTCCCCACCAGTCCACTGCTCTGCCGTAGTCATTGTCCTCTAGCACCTGACAGGggaagaatgaaaaaagaaataaaacaacaacaggaatATCGGTGCATGAATATCATTctattaatgttttataaaaacattgttGCCCTTGTTTGTCAACCATCAAATCTTCTAAGCTCTTATCTTTAGTTTATCTTCAGTTTCCACGGTTCAACTGcatgctttttttatttactatgAACAAACTAATTTTACAGCAGTTCAGTTCAGAGGAGATTGCCCTTACTATATGGATGCATCTCTGCAAAAGCACATTTAGTTTTCTGAACAAAGTTTGAGAGCAACACACGTACCTGTGGACTGTTGATTCTGTTGTTCTATAGGTCGATTAGCATTTTATTGTGCTAACcaaagcacaaacacaacagtTTGACAACCAGCTCTACCAGCTTCTCTACCGGCCTATCTGGTTTTCACATAGTGCCCCACTATCAACAAACTTTCTCCGACTTTCTCCAAACTTTCTCAGACATGAAACTACCAACCTATTAAAACTAGTTTCCACTATGTGCCCACAGCCCTGTCGCACCAGAGCCTACTTTCAAGATCCTAGTCACAAAACATACTGATTTTGTGGAGTTACCTCTGGAGCCAGGTACTCCGGGGTTCCACAGAAGGTTTTCATGGTGGCACCGTCTGTGATCCCCTCTTTACAAAGCCCAAAGTCTGTTATCTTTATGTGGCCGTCCTTATCTAACATGAGGTTCTCCAGCTGTGCAAGGAAAGATTCAAATTAAGAGTCAAATTAGTTGACAGCTATGGCGGTAAAAGGACAAACATAGAATGTGGGGGACAgcacacaacacattttaataatctCAGCAGTTTCACTGCATGTATTACTCCCTATGGAATTATAGCACAGTTCACATGCCTTGCTATAACCTTCAACAATCTAAGGTTATAgcatattaaataatttatttaattaatactATCCTATCAGAGCAAGCAGACACCTTACCTTTAAATCCCTGTAAACTACATTGCGTGAGTGTAGGTACTCCAGTGCTGACACTATTTCTGCACCATAGAATCTCGCTCTGTCTTCTGTGAACACTCTGTCCCGTGATAAGTGAAAGAAGAGCTGAAAAagggtttaaaaaacaacaacacagaaatgAGGGACAGAATAATTCCTCATGTTACTTGAGATACTTGCTTTACTAAAAATCCTTGATTTCTTGAATCCTAGTTATTCATGTTGGTAATTTTCAATGTGTGCATTCAAACATTTCTGTGTGCGTGTCCACAGCCATTTACAAAGTAGGCCTAGCTGTTGAACCTGAATTTTTGGATTATAATACTATTAATAAGATTCCAAGACTGATTTGATTTCAGTTCTTTCCGCAGCAGTTTCATCAAACAACACATTCCCCCAACAATTTGATTTGAGTTGGATGCTTCCAAAAAGGATAACAGTTGGATTAAAACCCTTATGGTGCCTTCACACTTGCTGGGTTCATTTGGTCTGGACCAACTGATTGAAGTGAAAAATGATACCTTGtagcattttagttctggtccggttcatgttcacactggcTTCTCATAAACAAACCACAAGGTCATACAGACTGACCAGTAACTGACTGGAGAGTTTTGGCGATTGTCAGCCTGCATGATCAGGAAATCAAATTCTCGTGACAGACAGCAGCTTTTTCCAACACTgcttgtgtgtatatttatgttctTGATTGTCAGAAAGTGCAATAACTGGTTATAATTTGTATCATTAGACAGCAAATCAAATAATGACAAACAAGTAGAGACAGGATGAAAAAGTGGCGTCTTGCAATATTTCAAGAGGTATTACTGAGATCGATTataatatcagaatcagctgaTGGATTTAACATCTATCCACTAATCTCTATCTATCAATATCTACTATTGGAAAATTTGCGGTAGGCCTGTTTGCTTTCATGCAACAAACAATCCACACCACTGTTCCCCTGGAAACGGACCTCCTTTTCAAGCATTCTCAGCCCTGTTGTATGGTCTGCACAAGGGTTTCACATCAGTCCAAACGAACTGAACCAAACAGTGAAAGTGCCCTTAAAGTGATGcatcaatgttttgttttttgacgcAATCTTCCAAAATGGTCAGACAAAGGTATATCAACACCTCAGACACAACTGTAGGCCAGATGAGAAAGAGGAACACTTACTTCTCCTCCATTTGCATACTCCATCACGAAGCATAGCCGGTCATGCGTTTGAAATGCGTATTTTAGTGTCTGTggaggaggaaaacaaaaattAGTGACTGCATTAAATGGTCCATTTATTTCGTAAAAGCAAAAACCAAGGCAACAACACGGGCCAACTGTAACTCACCGTTAGAAAGGGATGCCGCGTATTTTGGAGAACTCTGCTTTCTGTAACTGTGTGTGCCACCTCGTcctagacaaacacacacacacacacacacatttttggtACATCCAATGAGAGCAAGATTTTCAAAACAATTTCAAGTCAAGATTTTACAGTGATGCGTTTACGACTAACCTTAGCAATGATGACTTCTTTGCGGAGGATTTTCATGGCGTAGTACATCCCAGTGGCCTTCTCCTTCACCAGGATCACTTTACCAAATGTCCCTTTCCCCAGTAGCTTCAGGTAGTCAAAATCACTCATCGTCTGCAGGAGCAATGGCAAAGATGCAAATATCTGTTAGTGTGTACTGACAACAGGGTGAGCTTATACCTGCCTTCTTAAAGCCCcactccagccagttttaactgccgtttttggttaacgttctttctcaaacagagaatgggggtgtggttaatagtcggacgtaatcaattaccatgacaaccaaaaactgactggctggagtgttcactaacgatatgctgtgttaacatcactacactgtaaagtttactgtctggcaggagtagctattacttacctatgatagaaactaatgtgcacGTATCAGCTGTTagcaatcatacagtcgatggtcctgtcacgcactgcacacgataactcccactatGTTTTATagtgcgcttactttaccgcaggggtggtggtggggggggggggtctattactctgttgaactgtatgtaaaAACTTCTGATACAATTGCCTCCGctgatgcattggtaaaacggccttaagtaaaatgcatgttgcagactgtatataaaacggtggcaggtgaaagtgcgacgcgttttctgtcatctgtcctcaaACACCGCAagcacaaatgccataatgaacatatctactgtaagttctaagtaaattacatgataaattagttagctagctcacaactatgtttatcggtttgatgctcggATTTAACGAGGCATGAAAGTGCGCCTgtgcaagcttggagaatgacgtatcacttatggaattactatagtcatacgtcaccaccccgttttaacaacttttgcaactttcagcacaaaattaagctatttgtcaaaaaatatttggcgaactatctgggtaatcaacattgtaaggaaatgacacagaaaaatatgaaatatcacagaaatgtcaaaatacactggaggggggctttgaAGACTGGGACTTAAAAATGTGctcttatataatatataaatatcataCAAACTGTCAGTCTTTGAAATGTACAGGAGCAGCATTTCGATCAGTCAGTGGCTCCCTACTCGCCCACTGCTAATGTTGGTGCACTACATATGACGTattctaacacacacattaatatcTTATGTATGCATGAGAGACATGACATGCTGAAATAGCTATACGTTCTCAGCAAATTAGAGAATGAAGCCTTTAAAGTAACACTCTAGAAAGCCGCAGCAAGGAAATACTTTCTACTTTCTACAAGAATCATATGTAAGCTTAAGCTAGATCTTTAGTACTGGAAATGTGATTGAATGTTTTGTAATGGTGGCCTTTTTGCACGTGGAAGCGGGTGATTGGTGTAGACAAGACCTCCTACAAAAGGTGGCTTCTCAGTATGGAACAACATTTTCCTGATGAAGGTCTAGCACCAAATGTTTACATATGGGCTGAGCACGTTAacagacaagcgatcaaatgccatagtgaagtggatagctacacactgcatgctgattagtatagAGGGTATTCATCACATGATAtcacagaacgcagttacgctcactgagtggcagaaagtcgagcagcagtgttagcttgaatcagctaaaacacaaacaacacatctaaaacgggaaagagctggaccactggttctttggtaagcagtaaggatcactgtCAAGTCCGACTGCCTTTGAGTTAATAATCACTTTTTTTACTCCcagtttgctaaacgcagccatggtaacagatgttctgccactcagtccagcgtgttccacaaggggaagtgacatcaacgcataccctctagatgtcggtcttaggaacgttcttaaacgCACAACGTAGTCGCTCGGGGTTGCTCTGCGCTCCGGTGATCAGAAAGGGAGACAGTGCTCTGCGAGTAaacagcaggcgctctatggattgtaaccatggcaatggcttctgtgcggtacacagctgtagcctatttaactcaAGTTagaattataggctacataactttacctgatgggccttcatctagttttgcggggatacTCTGCCATgcaattccctcctgttgatgtcctatttagtaaacagcaATAGATTCCTAAAATATTAaagctgctccctgataaaagaaaaatgtttctgctgatacatgttcagaaaaaaaaacaaaaaaagagagacagatttaTATAGGCTATCTTATCCTGTTGCTctgaaggtgcctgttatgatgttatgtgGCTCTGGACTCAaatttgttttaacaagctataaaaggtaGCCTAATACCCTGGCAGTGTTTAATagatttggttttatatttgatctgattacattaatgtttaagttgagatttacaagaaatatttttttgctactgtgtaaagggaatacggctggtaaaaagcaccttatttgtttaaagtgtttgtgtacatagcagaagaagaagaagaagatgatactttattgtcacatacacattgcAAAATtaattctctgcatttaactcCAGATGTCCATCAGTGTCTGGTCAATAGCAatgactggagaacctaacatgttttttgatggtgggggaagccggagcacccggaggaaacccacgcagacacagggagaacatgcaaactccacacagaaccCGCGACCTgggaggccacagtgctatccactggaccactgtGCCGCAATAAAAAAAGTGcccaatacactactttagaattaattattcaattttgcacataacTATGCAATTAATTGCAGAAAATCACATGATTAATCGCTATAAGAAGTTTAAATCGTTATATTTTTTTTGGCAAGTTGGACAGTGTGCGTGAGTTTTCTTTCCAACTCTCATGCAAACTAAGGACAGAAAACAAATGTAACCCTCCACTCATTTAAAGGTCGCTTCACCAAAAAAAGCTTTGAGAAAGAGGCTTAAAGTTTGAACAACTTGCTCAATAAAGATGAGCTTAGCAggacaaacacagcaaacacgCCGCTGCCAGGCACTGCACTGTGTGCAAATACTGACCACTTTTGTGCGGGATTTGGATATAGCAATTTCCATCTCCTCTGTGCCGCTGCTGTCACTTGGCGAGCCAAATTTGATCTCCATGGGCTCCTCATCCTGCTGCTGACTCTTCAGGCTATTTGCCACTTGCTGGATCGATCGCATCCATTCCTCCCTGACCCAGAAGAACACACACATTGCCCTTATCAAATCTAGCCAAAGCCATGTCTACATTACTCCAAATCTATTTTAAATATGTAGTTAGCAATGACACTTTGCATTCAGACAGATGGTGTAGATGTTGTGCCTAAAATATATCTTAAAGGAAAAACTGTAGTCTAGCTAGATAAGTTTAGTAGGTAGAGGATAATCTGTGTACTCTTCAGCTGGGGGCTGCTAGGATTTGGTACTTGGCAGAGTCGATGTAAACAAAACTCAACGATGATTGCTTGGGTTAGGGGTGCATAATCAGGTTTAATCTGGCACTGAATTCTATTTCAAGCGTGATGGTCTTTCCTACTCTCACAAACTAAAATGGATTTCACTGCCAGTAGTGAACAATGGCAAATGACATAGTtggattttgtgaaaatgttgttaaaaatttaaaaaatataaaacgtAATCAAAATCAATGA
Proteins encoded:
- the akt2 gene encoding RAC-beta serine/threonine-protein kinase, which codes for MNEVSVVREGWLHKRGEYIKTWRPRYFILKSDGSFIGYKEKPEVSSDHSLPPLNNFSVAECQLMKTERPKPNTFVIRCLQWTSVIERTFHVDSIEEREEWMRSIQQVANSLKSQQQDEEPMEIKFGSPSDSSGTEEMEIAISKSRTKVTMSDFDYLKLLGKGTFGKVILVKEKATGMYYAMKILRKEVIIAKDEVAHTVTESRVLQNTRHPFLTTLKYAFQTHDRLCFVMEYANGGELFFHLSRDRVFTEDRARFYGAEIVSALEYLHSRNVVYRDLKLENLMLDKDGHIKITDFGLCKEGITDGATMKTFCGTPEYLAPEVLEDNDYGRAVDWWGLGVVMYEMMCGRLPFYNQDHERLFELILMEEIRFPKNLAPEAKALLAGLLKKDPKQRLGGGPDDAKDVMSHRFFTSINWQDVLEKKLIPPFKPQVTSETDTRYFDDEFTAQTITITPPDKYDSLDPVDSDQRTHFPQFSYSASIRE